A genomic stretch from Methylorubrum extorquens includes:
- a CDS encoding protein of unknown function (Evidence 5 : Unknown function) → MSRASRLGREAVAYAANMTAQGPVLQTKQSERPAIAWIFCLPTGGNGEARTISSARPARPAGDARGGAGPGSGATPRA, encoded by the coding sequence ATGTCGCGTGCCAGTCGCCTTGGTCGCGAGGCGGTGGCCTATGCGGCAAATATGACCGCCCAAGGGCCGGTCTTGCAGACGAAACAGTCCGAACGTCCCGCGATTGCGTGGATTTTTTGCCTGCCGACGGGTGGCAACGGCGAAGCGCGGACGATATCGTCCGCGCGGCCGGCGAGACCGGCCGGGGACGCGAGAGGGGGGGCCGGACCCGGATCAGGAGCGACGCCGCGGGCGTGA
- a CDS encoding glutamine synthetase, type II (fragment), translating into MLVLCEVMMPDGKTPHPSNKRATVLDDAGAWFGFEQEYFLYKNGRPLGFPETGYPAPQGPYYCGVGASNVGPVARKIVEEHLDLCLAAGINHEGINAEVAKGQWEFQIFGKGSKKAADEMWMARYLLQRLCETYEIDIEYHCKPLGDTDWNGSGMHCNFSTTFMRETGGKEYFEAVMASFEKNLDDHIAVYGPDNHMRLTGKHETAPWNKFSYGVADRGASVRVPHSFVNNGYKGYLEDRRPNSMGDPYQIASQVLKTISEVPLPGEAAQKAVA; encoded by the coding sequence GTGCTCGTGCTGTGCGAAGTGATGATGCCGGACGGCAAGACCCCGCACCCGTCGAACAAGCGCGCGACCGTGCTCGACGATGCCGGCGCGTGGTTCGGCTTCGAGCAGGAGTACTTCCTCTACAAGAACGGCCGCCCGCTCGGCTTCCCCGAGACCGGCTACCCCGCTCCGCAGGGTCCGTATTATTGCGGCGTCGGCGCCTCGAATGTCGGCCCCGTGGCCCGCAAGATCGTCGAGGAGCATCTCGACCTCTGCCTCGCCGCCGGCATCAACCACGAAGGCATCAACGCCGAAGTGGCCAAGGGCCAGTGGGAATTCCAGATCTTCGGCAAGGGCTCCAAGAAGGCCGCCGACGAGATGTGGATGGCCCGCTACCTGCTCCAGCGCCTGTGCGAGACCTACGAGATCGACATCGAGTACCATTGCAAGCCGCTCGGCGACACCGACTGGAACGGCTCGGGCATGCACTGCAACTTCTCGACGACGTTCATGCGCGAGACCGGCGGCAAGGAGTATTTCGAGGCGGTGATGGCCAGCTTCGAAAAGAACCTCGACGACCACATCGCCGTCTACGGCCCCGACAACCACATGCGCCTGACCGGCAAGCACGAGACGGCGCCGTGGAACAAGTTCTCCTACGGCGTGGCCGACCGCGGCGCCTCGGTGCGCGTGCCCCACTCCTTCGTCAACAACGGCTACAAGGGCTACCTTGAGGACCGCCGCCCGAACTCCATGGGCGACCCCTACCAGATCGCCTCGCAGGTTCTGAAGACGATCTCCGAGGTTCCGCTCCCGGGCGAAGCCGCGCAGAAGGCCGTCGCGTAA